A DNA window from Bacteroides cellulosilyticus contains the following coding sequences:
- a CDS encoding class I SAM-dependent methyltransferase codes for MKKKYEFKSIVAETLLIPLYMRAKESRRKDAILRDQQAEQLVESIDYDYSKFDGASLSAVGCVVRGLYFDNAIRRFIATHRNPVVVNVGCGLDTRYQRIEEHDKATFYEMDLPEVIDLRRELLPEPKGDRYIAGSLLETQWMDDLRETHPEGEFIIVIEGVLMYFYEKQVRQLLTRLADRFSGGEVWFDVCGPMLAKSKHIKPDSLRGHNAQIRSGLKDGHEVEVWEPRLQLIEQALYQKFFPKRWGFGGMLMGKFPGICKRFSSLLGYQIK; via the coding sequence ATGAAAAAGAAGTATGAATTTAAGAGCATAGTGGCCGAAACACTGCTGATTCCTCTCTACATGAGAGCCAAAGAAAGCCGCCGCAAAGATGCCATCTTGCGCGACCAGCAAGCCGAACAGCTTGTGGAAAGCATTGATTATGATTATTCCAAATTCGACGGTGCCAGCCTAAGTGCTGTGGGGTGCGTTGTGCGCGGACTCTACTTTGATAATGCAATCCGGCGGTTCATTGCCACCCACCGGAACCCGGTAGTCGTGAATGTAGGGTGCGGGCTCGACACCCGTTATCAGCGTATCGAAGAACATGACAAAGCCACGTTCTATGAAATGGATCTGCCGGAAGTCATCGACCTGCGCCGTGAACTGCTGCCCGAACCGAAAGGCGACCGCTACATAGCCGGTTCTCTACTGGAAACCCAATGGATGGACGATCTTCGTGAGACACATCCGGAAGGAGAATTCATCATCGTCATTGAAGGCGTACTGATGTACTTCTACGAAAAGCAGGTACGGCAACTGCTCACCCGTCTGGCCGACCGGTTCAGTGGTGGCGAAGTGTGGTTCGACGTATGTGGCCCTATGCTTGCCAAATCCAAGCATATCAAGCCCGACTCCCTGCGAGGGCACAATGCCCAAATCCGTTCCGGACTGAAAGACGGGCATGAAGTGGAAGTCTGGGAACCACGCCTGCAACTTATTGAGCAGGCACTCTATCAGAAGTTCTTTCCCAAAAGGTGGGGATTCGGCGGAATGCTGATGGGAAAATTCCCCGGTATCTGCAAGAGGTTCAGTTCACTGTTAGGGTATCAGATAAAATAA
- a CDS encoding MATE family efflux transporter, translating into MKELDLTQGSVPKVLLEFAVPFLIANALQALYGGADLFVVGQYDDSASVAAVAIGSQVMQTITGIILGITTGTTVLIAIATGAKDDRQVASTIGSSVWLFSIIGVVLTLVMVFFHRQIASLMHTPTEAMADTQSYILVCSVGILFIVGYNVVCGILRGLGDSKTPLYFVGLACVINIVLDFVLVGYIHLGPTGAAIATVTAQGVSFAIALWFLHRRGFHFEFTKRDIRLNGVLSKRVLTLGAPIALQDALINVSFLIITVIVNQMGVIASASLGVVEKIIVFAMLPPMAISSAVATMTAQNYGAGLIQRMNKCLLSGIGFALVFGLSVCLYSQFLPETLTAFFTKDPAVVAMAAEYLRGYSIDCIVVSFVFCINSYFSGQGNSLFPMIHSLIATFLFRIPLSYWFSQIDSSSLFIMGFAPPISTVVSLLICIWYLRYVARRR; encoded by the coding sequence ATGAAAGAGTTAGATTTGACACAAGGCAGCGTTCCCAAAGTACTGTTAGAGTTTGCAGTACCCTTCCTGATAGCGAATGCACTTCAGGCACTCTACGGGGGTGCCGACCTCTTTGTTGTGGGACAATATGATGATTCTGCGAGTGTAGCGGCCGTTGCCATCGGTAGCCAGGTGATGCAAACCATTACGGGTATCATCCTCGGCATTACCACAGGAACCACCGTACTGATTGCCATTGCAACCGGAGCGAAAGACGACCGGCAAGTGGCTTCCACAATCGGCTCGTCCGTGTGGTTGTTTTCAATTATTGGCGTGGTGCTTACTCTGGTTATGGTATTCTTCCATCGCCAGATTGCCAGTCTGATGCATACTCCAACGGAGGCCATGGCCGATACCCAAAGTTATATCTTGGTATGCTCGGTCGGCATCCTGTTCATCGTGGGTTACAACGTCGTGTGCGGTATCTTGCGCGGACTGGGTGACTCAAAAACGCCGCTTTATTTTGTGGGACTGGCCTGCGTGATCAATATCGTTCTCGATTTCGTATTGGTGGGATATATTCATCTCGGGCCTACCGGGGCTGCCATTGCCACGGTTACAGCACAGGGTGTCAGTTTTGCGATAGCGCTTTGGTTTCTGCACCGGCGCGGATTCCACTTTGAGTTCACGAAGCGGGACATCCGGCTGAACGGAGTTCTGTCCAAAAGAGTGCTGACACTGGGTGCTCCCATAGCCTTGCAGGATGCACTGATTAATGTCTCGTTTCTGATAATCACCGTTATCGTAAACCAGATGGGGGTCATTGCATCGGCTTCACTGGGTGTAGTGGAGAAAATCATCGTATTCGCCATGTTGCCTCCGATGGCCATATCATCGGCCGTGGCAACCATGACAGCACAGAACTATGGTGCAGGATTGATACAGCGAATGAACAAGTGCCTCCTTTCCGGAATAGGGTTTGCTCTCGTTTTCGGATTGTCGGTTTGCCTCTATTCGCAATTCCTACCGGAAACGCTTACGGCTTTTTTCACCAAAGATCCGGCTGTGGTGGCTATGGCGGCGGAATATCTGCGGGGATACAGCATCGACTGCATCGTTGTCAGTTTCGTATTCTGTATAAATTCCTACTTCAGCGGACAGGGAAATTCACTGTTCCCGATGATTCACAGTCTGATAGCGACTTTCCTGTTCCGTATTCCATTGTCATACTGGTTCAGCCAGATAGACAGTTCATCACTGTTCATCATGGGCTTTGCTCCACCCATCTCGACAGTAGTTTCGCTGCTGATATGTATCTGGTATCTGAGATATGTGGCAAGGAGACGCTGA
- a CDS encoding helix-turn-helix domain-containing protein, with amino-acid sequence MEYIRKIKVFKTYYKEFYLAQTPEVRTKIDYVIELIKQLDRVPKSYFKQIEGQKGTPERNDFERGAEAFILAERLKEERLKAGLTQEQLAAKIGTKKTYISRIENGKADVQLSTLFRIFEGLGKRVSLTIL; translated from the coding sequence ATGGAATATATCCGAAAAATAAAGGTGTTCAAAACATACTATAAAGAGTTCTATTTGGCACAAACACCTGAAGTAAGAACAAAAATTGATTATGTTATTGAGCTTATTAAGCAATTAGATAGAGTACCTAAAAGCTATTTTAAACAGATAGAAGGGCAGAAAGGCACACCGGAACGCAATGATTTTGAGCGGGGCGCAGAGGCTTTTATTCTTGCAGAACGTCTGAAAGAAGAACGTCTGAAAGCCGGTCTTACCCAGGAACAACTTGCAGCGAAAATAGGTACAAAGAAAACCTATATCTCACGTATTGAGAATGGAAAAGCAGATGTACAACTCTCCACTCTCTTCCGCATTTTCGAAGGGTTGGGGAAAAGGGTCAGTCTGACTATTCTTTAA